Below is a window of Chryseobacterium indicum DNA.
GGAACCAATAAAGGTGTTGCCAGTTCATCCACCTTGATCCATTTATTATGCTTTCTAATGCTTTTTTTATACAACCCCGAATTCACAGTAGCTTTCGTTGCGATGACCCCCACATTGTTGTGGATTTCATAGGAAACTTTTTCTGCAACGGGATTAATTACGTCAATCACAGGAACTTTTCCTGCAACAGACTGCATCACTTCATTCAGCGCATTTGCTGTTGCTGTATTACAGGCAATAACAATGGCTTTACAGTTTTGCTCCAACAGAAAATTGGTGATCTTTGTAGAATATTCGATAATCGCTTCCTTCGATTTTTCACCATACGGAAGATGTTTGGTGTCACCAAAATAGATCAGATCTTCGTTCGGAAGAAGTCTTTTTATTTCTTTGGCAACCGTAAGTCCACCCACTCCGCTATCGAAAATTCCGATAGGCTGCTTTGGGGAAAGATGCGAATAATCCTGCTTTTTAGTTTTCAAAATTGAGCTGAAATTTTATACAAAAATAGTGAAATTGTTGGATGCTGAAGATGGATGTTACAAGTTTTTCACAAACCGTTCTTCCAACTTGCAGCTTTAGACTTTCATCTTAGACGATGAACAGATCCGAAGCAATTCCGTCTGCCATAAACCAGTGTTTTTCCGGAATTTTAAGGTGGTTATTTTCTGTTACCAGAATTCCTTCTTCCAGCTTTGATTTGATTTCATTCTGAAAATGTTCTAAAATGCTATCATTAAATTTCTCCTTTAAGCTTCCCAGATCAACGCCCCACATTGTTCGTAAGCCAATCATGATCATTTCATTAAACTGATCGTTTTGCGAGAGAAATTCTTCTTCTTTAGCCAGAAGATTTGAGTTTAATTTTTTGATATACTGCTGATTGTTCGCGACATTCCAGCTTCTGATATCAAAACCGTTGTAAGAATGTGCTGAAGGACCAATTCCCAGATATTCTTTATATTTCCAGTAGGAAGAATTGTGTCTTGAGTAAAATCCCGGTTTGGCAAAATTTGAAACTTCATAATGTTCAAATCCGTTATCCTTTAAAAAATCCGACAAATAGTAGAATTCTCTGTTTTGTTCTTCTTCTTTCGGGCTTTTTACTTTCCCTTTTGAGATCCAGTTTTCTAAAGCAGTTTTCGGCTCAACCGTTAAAGCATAAGAAGAAATGTGCGGAACTTCAAGGGCAATGGTTTTATTTAAATTCTCTTTCCAGATTTCCAGATTGGAAGTTGGCGAACCGTAAATTAAATCAATGCTTAAATTTTCAAAACCAAAATCCTGCGCTCTTTTGATGGAATCTTCCGCTTCGTTTGCAGTGTGTGCACGATTCATTAATTTCAGATCTTCCTCAAAAAAACTTTGGGTTCCGATGGATAGACGGTTTATCGGGGATTCCGACAGTCCTTTCAGTAAGTTTTTATCCAGATCATCGGGATTCGCTTCTAGAGTGATTTCAATATCCTTTTCAAAAGTAAAATGTTTTAATACCTCATCAATTAAAGATTTGATCTCATCCGGCGAAAGAATGGAAGGCGTTCCGCCTCCAAAATACAGTGACTGTAAGTTTTTGTTTTGCAATTCATCTTTGCGAAGAAAGATTTCTTTCTTCATTGCAGCCAGCATTTCATCCTTAAAATTTAAAGATGTTGAAAAGTGGAAGTTGCAGTAGCTGCACTTTTGTCTGCAAAACGGAATGTGAATGTAAATCATAAAAAAAGCCCTGAAAAAATTCAGAGCTCAAATTTATTTAAATTAAATCAATTAATATCTATAACCTCTGTGGTTAATGAAGTTATCAAAGTTATATCCTAACCCGATCATGAAGCTGTTTCCTCCATATTCCTGAATATCAGACAAACCTAAGTTGTAAGTAGCTCCAATCATGAATTTGTTGAATCTTACTTTTACAACCGGGGCAATCTGCAACTGCTGGCTGTCGAATCTGTTTTGAACAGATCTGTAGCTTACCCCGAAAGAGAATGCATTGATATCGTTAAAGAACGTTGCCATTAAGTTATAATCAATCGTTCTTGTAGAGTTCGTGTTCAGGTTAATTAAAGCTGATGGTGTGAAATAGATGTTATCACCTACATGCCAGTCATATCCTAAGTTTAAGAAAAACTTGATTGGAGAAGGCTCACGTCCGTTTACGATTGCTTCATCGTTGGTAAGTGCGATATCGTTAACTGAAACTCCTGCAAAAATATTTCTGTAGGTAGCCTGTGCTCCGAAGTTTGCATATGCCATGAAAATATTACTTTCACTTCCCTGCAATAATGGATCTGAAGCATCCTGCGTGTTAATTTTTGAATAATCAAAATTCATGTTGTAGAAGCTAACGCTTGTACCGAAAGAGAACTGATCTTTTCTGTCTCCGTCGCTGCTAAGAGGAATAAAATATGAAGCACCCGCTGTAATACCACCTGCAGAAATAGGGCCGTTGCTGTCTCTGAATACAGATAAACCTGCTCCTACTCTATCAAAAATGTTCGCGTTGATCCCTACCGACTGAACGTTTGGAGACTCACTGAACTTCGAAAATTGCTGCTGATAGTTAAGATTAAGCTGCACATAGTCGGTCTTTCCGTATTGTGCCGGGTTGAACAAAAACTCACCGTCTAAAAGATACTGTTGATAGTACGGTAAAGTTTCTTGTGCTTTGTATGCATTTGACAAAAGAGCTAAACATACGATAGCATATAGTTTTCTCATAACAAATCTTGATTTCAATTCAACAAATATAAAAAAATTCTCAATATATTTTTAGTTTTCTAAATAATTTCTCCATTTTTTTACAGCATCCGCCATATCTTTCGGCATTGGGCTTTCAAAATATAATTCCTTCTTGGTAGTGGGATGTATAAATCCTAAAGTATGGGCATGAAGCGCATGTCTGGGTAAAATCTCAAAGACATTTTTTATAAACTGCTTATACTTAGGAAGATTCACTCCACGGAGAGGGGTATGCCCTTCATATCTTTCATCATTGAACAAAGTATGACCAATATGTTTGAAATGCGCTCTGATCTGGTGGGTTCTTCCGGTTTCAAGCTTACATTCTACCCAGGTCATGTATTTAAATCTTTCTAAAACCTTGTAATGCGTTACCGCATGCTTTCCCTGACTTCCGTCTTCATAGGTGTGCATCTGCATCCTGTTTTTCGGATGACGACCGATATGGCCTCTTATTGTACCTTCATCATCCTGTACATTTCCCCAAACGAATGCCCAATACAATCTTTTGGTTTTTCTGTCGAAAAATTGTTTTGCCAGAAAGCTCAGTGCATATTCATTTTTTGCAATCACCAATAATCCGGAAGTATCTTTATCAATTCTGTGAACCAGTCCTACCCTGTCAAGATCGGATTTTTCGCCATTCTGTTCAAAATGATACGCCAAAGCATTCACCAAAGTGCCGTCCCAGTTTCCGAATCCCGGGTGTACTACCATTCCCGGATCTTTATCTACAACGATAAGATCGTCATCTTCGTATACAATATTGATGGGAATATTTTGCGGAATGATAACATTTTCCCGTGGAGGGTGCGCCAGAAGCACCGAAACCTGATCTCCAGGTTTTACCCGGTAATTCTGTTTTACCGCAACACCGTTTACGATAACATTTCCTGCTCTGCAGGTCTGTGAAATTTTATTTCTGGAAGAATTCTGACGGAAAATCAACAGAAACTTGTCGATCCTCAACGGTTCCTGACTTTTGTCTACCGTGATGTTAAGGTGTTCATAGAGTCCTTTATTTTCTTCATCAATATCAAGATTATCGATACTGTTCTGATCTAATAATTCTTCGTCCAAAAAATCTTCGTTATCTTCTGCCATTGTTTTATCTTTTATACAAAAGGCTTCAACATAATGAAAGTTGAAGCCTGTATTTTTATAATTTTTATGATGTTATTCTACAACTACCTTTTTAGCTTTAGGCTTTTCTGCAGGTTTTGCAGGAGTTGCTGCAGATTTATTGCTGCTCGCTGACTGGTTATTACCAGAACTA
It encodes the following:
- the murI gene encoding glutamate racemase, whose product is MKTKKQDYSHLSPKQPIGIFDSGVGGLTVAKEIKRLLPNEDLIYFGDTKHLPYGEKSKEAIIEYSTKITNFLLEQNCKAIVIACNTATANALNEVMQSVAGKVPVIDVINPVAEKVSYEIHNNVGVIATKATVNSGLYKKSIRKHNKWIKVDELATPLLVPAIEEGFKNHPITHAIIYNYLSNSKLKNIETLILGCTHYPLLIDEIKQYYGNRVRVIDSPNIVANHLKIILDKYHLLNEQNPKPNYHFYLSDLTKNFEKISKKFFGKTIDLELKVL
- the hemW gene encoding radical SAM family heme chaperone HemW encodes the protein MIYIHIPFCRQKCSYCNFHFSTSLNFKDEMLAAMKKEIFLRKDELQNKNLQSLYFGGGTPSILSPDEIKSLIDEVLKHFTFEKDIEITLEANPDDLDKNLLKGLSESPINRLSIGTQSFFEEDLKLMNRAHTANEAEDSIKRAQDFGFENLSIDLIYGSPTSNLEIWKENLNKTIALEVPHISSYALTVEPKTALENWISKGKVKSPKEEEQNREFYYLSDFLKDNGFEHYEVSNFAKPGFYSRHNSSYWKYKEYLGIGPSAHSYNGFDIRSWNVANNQQYIKKLNSNLLAKEEEFLSQNDQFNEMIMIGLRTMWGVDLGSLKEKFNDSILEHFQNEIKSKLEEGILVTENNHLKIPEKHWFMADGIASDLFIV
- a CDS encoding PorP/SprF family type IX secretion system membrane protein — encoded protein: MRKLYAIVCLALLSNAYKAQETLPYYQQYLLDGEFLFNPAQYGKTDYVQLNLNYQQQFSKFSESPNVQSVGINANIFDRVGAGLSVFRDSNGPISAGGITAGASYFIPLSSDGDRKDQFSFGTSVSFYNMNFDYSKINTQDASDPLLQGSESNIFMAYANFGAQATYRNIFAGVSVNDIALTNDEAIVNGREPSPIKFFLNLGYDWHVGDNIYFTPSALINLNTNSTRTIDYNLMATFFNDINAFSFGVSYRSVQNRFDSQQLQIAPVVKVRFNKFMIGATYNLGLSDIQEYGGNSFMIGLGYNFDNFINHRGYRY
- a CDS encoding RluA family pseudouridine synthase, with protein sequence MAEDNEDFLDEELLDQNSIDNLDIDEENKGLYEHLNITVDKSQEPLRIDKFLLIFRQNSSRNKISQTCRAGNVIVNGVAVKQNYRVKPGDQVSVLLAHPPRENVIIPQNIPINIVYEDDDLIVVDKDPGMVVHPGFGNWDGTLVNALAYHFEQNGEKSDLDRVGLVHRIDKDTSGLLVIAKNEYALSFLAKQFFDRKTKRLYWAFVWGNVQDDEGTIRGHIGRHPKNRMQMHTYEDGSQGKHAVTHYKVLERFKYMTWVECKLETGRTHQIRAHFKHIGHTLFNDERYEGHTPLRGVNLPKYKQFIKNVFEILPRHALHAHTLGFIHPTTKKELYFESPMPKDMADAVKKWRNYLEN